One Nonomuraea angiospora DNA segment encodes these proteins:
- a CDS encoding PaaX family transcriptional regulator, with protein MPAESVERPREKASASARSTLLTVLGEFVLPRGGEVWTRTLVAALGALGVEEKSARQALARTAAEELLESERHGRKVRWRLTEAGDRLLREGTERIYGFMRAPHQWDGRWLVLTAGVPETQRRLRHRLRTKLTWLGLGSPSPALWVIPDASKEAAVREVIRELDLTDRAYAWTGPSAAIGDTAKLISAAWDLDDVEKRYVSFIEQFEGRAVASGREAFVNQVLLIQEWRRFPFLDPDLPAELLDHAWPGPRAAAVFHDLHNRWHRRAQAEWDLMDEEAAARH; from the coding sequence TTGCCGGCCGAGTCCGTGGAGCGCCCGCGCGAGAAGGCGTCCGCCAGCGCACGGTCGACGCTGCTGACGGTCCTGGGCGAGTTCGTCCTGCCGCGCGGGGGCGAGGTGTGGACGCGCACACTGGTGGCCGCGCTCGGCGCGCTCGGCGTGGAGGAGAAGTCCGCACGCCAGGCCCTGGCCCGCACCGCCGCCGAGGAGCTGCTGGAGTCCGAACGTCACGGCCGCAAGGTGCGCTGGAGGCTGACCGAGGCCGGCGACCGGCTGCTGCGCGAGGGCACCGAGCGCATCTACGGCTTCATGCGCGCCCCCCACCAGTGGGACGGCCGCTGGCTCGTGCTCACCGCGGGCGTGCCGGAGACCCAGCGCCGGCTCCGCCACCGGCTGCGGACCAAGCTGACCTGGCTCGGGCTCGGCTCCCCCTCCCCCGCGCTCTGGGTGATCCCCGACGCCTCCAAGGAGGCCGCGGTACGCGAGGTCATCCGCGAGCTGGACCTGACCGACCGGGCCTACGCCTGGACCGGGCCGTCGGCGGCCATCGGCGACACCGCCAAGCTCATCTCGGCCGCGTGGGACCTCGACGACGTGGAGAAGCGGTACGTGAGCTTCATCGAGCAGTTCGAGGGCCGCGCGGTCGCCTCCGGCCGGGAGGCGTTCGTCAACCAGGTGCTGCTCATCCAGGAGTGGCGCCGGTTCCCGTTCCTCGACCCCGACCTGCCGGCCGAGCTGCTCGACCACGCCTGGCCGGGGCCCCGGGCGGCGGCCGTCTTCCACGACCTGCACAACCGCTGGCACCGGCGCGC
- the boxC gene encoding 2,3-epoxybenzoyl-CoA dihydrolase, whose translation MTVTFATSPDRYRHWTLAVDGPVATVTLRVDEHGGLVPGYELKLNSYDLGVDIELYDLVQRLRFEHPGVRAVVLTGGLDRMFCAGANIRMLAQSTHAWKVNFCKFTNETRNGIEDATEHSGQTWIAALNGTAAGGGYELALACDQIVLVDDGSSAVSLPEVALLGVLPGTGGLTRVVDKRHVRKDRADLFATRAEGFRGRTAMECGLVDAAVPRRSFEEEVARRADAAVAASARPSDATGVALTPLDRKDDGDAITYPYVSARIDRAGRRVEITVDGPRDAPPAEPAEQGAGYWPLAVTRALDDLILHLRTNEPELGIWVLRAAGDPGRVLAYDAQLREQAGHWFVNEVRHYYKRTLKRLDVTSRSLIAVIEPGTAFAGLLAELALAADRQYMLEGVYEDRDEAAVPATLVLTPSNDGLFPMGNGLSRLHSRFWGNDRDLEAARARFGEPLEAGAAMELGLVTLALDDIDFEDELRIVLEERASLSPDALTGMEANHRFAGPETLETKIFGRLTAWQNWIFVRPNASGPDGALRRYGTGRKGDYDPGRV comes from the coding sequence TTGACTGTCACCTTCGCGACCTCCCCGGACCGCTACCGCCACTGGACCCTCGCGGTGGACGGGCCGGTGGCCACCGTCACGCTGCGCGTGGACGAGCACGGCGGCCTCGTCCCCGGCTACGAGCTGAAGCTGAACTCCTACGACCTCGGCGTCGACATCGAGCTGTACGACCTCGTCCAGCGCCTGCGCTTCGAGCACCCCGGGGTCAGGGCGGTCGTGCTCACCGGCGGCCTGGACCGGATGTTCTGCGCCGGAGCCAACATCCGGATGCTGGCCCAGTCCACGCACGCGTGGAAGGTCAACTTCTGCAAGTTCACCAACGAGACCCGCAACGGCATCGAGGACGCCACCGAGCACTCCGGCCAGACCTGGATCGCCGCGCTCAACGGCACCGCCGCCGGCGGCGGCTACGAGCTCGCGCTGGCCTGCGACCAGATCGTCCTGGTCGACGACGGCTCCTCGGCCGTCTCCCTGCCCGAGGTGGCGCTGCTCGGCGTGCTGCCGGGCACCGGCGGCCTGACCCGCGTGGTGGACAAGCGGCACGTGCGCAAGGACCGCGCCGACCTGTTCGCCACCAGGGCCGAGGGCTTCCGCGGCCGCACGGCCATGGAGTGCGGGCTGGTGGACGCCGCCGTGCCGCGCCGCTCGTTCGAGGAGGAGGTGGCCAGGCGGGCGGACGCGGCGGTGGCGGCCTCCGCCCGGCCCTCGGACGCCACGGGCGTGGCCCTGACGCCGCTCGACCGCAAGGACGACGGCGACGCCATCACGTACCCGTACGTGAGCGCCCGGATCGACCGGGCCGGCCGCCGGGTCGAGATCACCGTGGACGGCCCCCGCGACGCCCCGCCCGCCGAGCCCGCGGAGCAGGGCGCCGGCTACTGGCCGCTGGCCGTGACCCGCGCGCTGGACGACCTGATCCTGCACCTGCGCACCAACGAGCCGGAGCTCGGCATCTGGGTGCTGCGCGCGGCCGGCGACCCCGGCCGGGTGCTGGCCTACGACGCCCAGCTCCGCGAGCAGGCCGGACACTGGTTCGTCAACGAGGTGCGCCACTACTACAAACGCACCCTCAAACGCCTCGACGTCACCAGCCGCAGCCTCATCGCCGTCATCGAGCCGGGCACGGCCTTCGCGGGCCTGCTGGCCGAGCTGGCCCTGGCCGCCGACCGGCAGTACATGCTGGAGGGCGTCTACGAGGACCGCGACGAGGCCGCCGTCCCCGCCACCCTCGTCCTCACCCCGTCCAACGACGGCCTCTTCCCGATGGGCAACGGCCTGTCCCGCCTGCACTCCCGCTTCTGGGGCAACGACCGGGACCTGGAGGCCGCCCGCGCCCGGTTCGGCGAGCCGCTGGAGGCGGGCGCCGCGATGGAGCTCGGGCTGGTCACCCTCGCCCTGGACGACATCGACTTCGAGGACGAGCTGCGCATCGTGCTGGAGGAGCGCGCCTCGCTCTCACCCGACGCGCTGACCGGCATGGAGGCCAACCACCGCTTCGCCGGCCCGGAGACGCTGGAGACCAAGATCTTCGGCCGCCTCACCGCCTGGCAGAACTGGATCTTCGTCCGGCCCAACGCCTCCGGCCCCGACGGCGCGCTGCGCCGCTACGGCACCGGCCGCAAGGGCGACTACGACCCCGGGCGGGTCTGA
- a CDS encoding amidohydrolase family protein → MPLIDAHVHVPLLGTLKPAWLRWARDFGEHGVLEDVWDRAGRPRPDRLDELFAAQGVDVALLFCEYSPKATGTQAFEDLLPIVEHNPVRFRPVANVNPHLHFPLAEELRRQLDLGAAALKLHPVHGGFRCDDAALYPAYHVLEERGVPLVVHCGTSSFPGAANENADPGFLIPVIRDFPGLNVVLAHGGRGWWYDTAAFLALSNDTVWLELSGLPPKRLPEYYARYDLTRLGRKWIFGTDWPGVPGTAANARAVAGLLPDEVARAVLAGNAAKVYAGLRAGE, encoded by the coding sequence ATGCCCCTCATCGACGCGCACGTCCACGTGCCGCTGCTCGGCACCCTGAAGCCCGCCTGGCTGCGCTGGGCCCGCGACTTCGGCGAGCACGGCGTGCTGGAGGACGTCTGGGACCGCGCGGGCCGGCCGCGCCCGGACCGCCTGGACGAGCTCTTCGCCGCCCAGGGCGTGGACGTCGCGCTGCTGTTCTGCGAGTACAGCCCCAAGGCGACCGGCACGCAGGCGTTCGAGGACCTGCTGCCGATCGTCGAGCACAACCCGGTCCGCTTCCGGCCGGTCGCCAACGTCAACCCGCACCTGCACTTCCCGCTCGCCGAGGAGCTGCGCCGCCAGCTCGACCTCGGCGCCGCCGCGCTCAAGCTGCACCCCGTGCACGGCGGGTTCCGCTGCGACGACGCCGCCCTCTACCCCGCCTACCACGTGCTGGAGGAGCGCGGCGTCCCGCTCGTCGTCCACTGCGGCACCAGCTCCTTCCCGGGCGCGGCCAACGAGAACGCCGACCCCGGCTTCCTCATCCCGGTCATCCGCGACTTCCCCGGCCTCAACGTGGTGCTCGCGCACGGCGGGCGCGGCTGGTGGTACGACACCGCCGCCTTCCTCGCCCTGTCCAACGACACCGTGTGGCTGGAGCTGTCCGGCCTGCCGCCCAAGCGGCTGCCCGAGTACTACGCCAGGTACGACCTCACGCGGCTCGGCCGCAAATGGATCTTCGGCACCGACTGGCCCGGCGTCCCCGGCACCGCCGCCAACGCCCGGGCCGTCGCGGGACTCCTGCCGGACGAGGTGGCCAGGGCCGTGCTCGCCGGGAACGCGGCCAAGGTGTACGCCGGCCTGCGCGCGGGGGAGTGA
- a CDS encoding helix-turn-helix domain-containing protein, with the protein MVGTQLRRLREAKGITGEKAAETIRASHSKISRMELGRSPFKQRDVADLLTLYGITAPGDREKVLELARQASAPGWWHQYSDVLPGWFEPYLGLEQAARTIRNYEAQFVHGLLQCEPYARAFIGIRHGDADPDDLERRVAMRMRRQDLLTDGDAPTLWAIMDEAVLTRPIGGRDVQRAQLEHLLAVCDLPNVTLQIMPFHIGGHAAVGGPFTLLRFDAPDLPDVVYLEHLTSAMYLDKPTDIDDYSKVMNTLTIQAAPKEATPALLKGMLDEL; encoded by the coding sequence ATGGTGGGTACGCAGCTGCGCCGGCTGCGCGAGGCCAAGGGCATCACCGGCGAGAAGGCCGCGGAGACGATCCGCGCCAGCCACTCCAAGATCAGCCGGATGGAGCTGGGCCGCAGCCCCTTCAAGCAGCGTGACGTGGCCGATCTGCTCACCTTGTACGGCATCACCGCCCCCGGCGACCGGGAGAAGGTGCTGGAGCTGGCCCGCCAGGCCAGCGCTCCGGGATGGTGGCACCAGTACAGCGACGTGCTCCCCGGTTGGTTCGAGCCCTACCTCGGGCTGGAGCAGGCGGCGCGCACGATCCGCAACTACGAGGCGCAGTTCGTGCACGGCCTGCTGCAGTGCGAGCCGTACGCGCGGGCCTTCATCGGCATCCGGCACGGCGACGCCGACCCCGACGACCTCGAGCGCCGGGTGGCGATGCGGATGCGCCGCCAGGACCTGCTCACCGACGGCGACGCGCCCACCCTGTGGGCGATCATGGACGAGGCCGTGCTGACCCGGCCGATCGGCGGCCGCGACGTCCAGCGGGCCCAGCTGGAGCACCTGCTCGCGGTCTGCGACCTGCCGAACGTCACCCTGCAGATCATGCCCTTCCACATCGGCGGGCACGCGGCGGTGGGCGGCCCGTTCACGCTCTTGCGCTTCGACGCCCCCGACCTGCCCGACGTGGTCTATCTGGAGCACCTCACCAGCGCGATGTACCTGGACAAGCCCACCGACATCGACGACTACAGCAAGGTGATGAACACCTTGACCATCCAGGCCGCTCCGAAGGAGGCGACCCCGGCGCTGCTCAAGGGCATGCTCGACGAGCTCTGA
- a CDS encoding ABC transporter permease: protein MRWPRWVPPLIVFVLVIALWYAVTYVLLTPDRRFLLPPPDAVVRVGLLDPVNRAELLAGLLLSGQVALLGLAIAAVTGVGCAIAMARASWLERSLHPYLVILQTIPILALVPLFGFWFGFGFFTRVLVCALIALFPIVTDTLFGLRSVEEAHHDLFTLARAGWAARLWKLQLPAALPHILTGLRVSAGLSVIGAVVGDFFFRQGEPGLGTLIDLYRSRLQSEQLFAAVALASLLGLAVFLGFGALARRSTSWHTAARDVAR, encoded by the coding sequence ATGAGGTGGCCGCGGTGGGTTCCGCCGCTGATCGTCTTCGTCCTGGTGATCGCCCTGTGGTACGCGGTCACGTACGTGCTGCTGACCCCGGACCGGCGGTTCCTGCTGCCCCCGCCGGACGCCGTCGTGCGGGTGGGGCTCCTCGACCCCGTCAACCGCGCCGAGCTGCTCGCCGGCCTGCTGCTGTCGGGCCAGGTCGCGCTGCTGGGCCTGGCGATCGCTGCCGTGACCGGCGTCGGGTGCGCGATCGCCATGGCACGGGCGAGCTGGCTGGAGCGGTCGCTGCACCCGTACCTCGTGATCCTGCAGACGATCCCGATCCTGGCGCTGGTGCCGCTGTTCGGGTTCTGGTTCGGCTTCGGGTTCTTCACCCGCGTCCTGGTCTGCGCGCTGATCGCGCTGTTCCCCATCGTGACGGACACGCTGTTCGGGCTGCGGTCGGTCGAGGAGGCCCACCACGACCTGTTCACGCTGGCGCGGGCCGGGTGGGCGGCCCGGCTGTGGAAGCTCCAGCTGCCGGCGGCGCTGCCCCACATCCTCACCGGCCTGCGCGTCTCCGCCGGCCTGTCGGTCATCGGCGCGGTGGTCGGGGACTTCTTCTTCCGGCAGGGCGAGCCGGGCCTCGGCACGCTCATCGATCTCTACCGGTCCCGGCTGCAGTCCGAGCAGCTGTTCGCGGCGGTCGCTCTGGCGTCTCTGCTCGGGCTGGCCGTCTTCCTCGGCTTCGGCGCTCTGGCGCGCAGGTCGACGAGCTGGCACACGGCCGCCCGCGACGTGGCACGCTAG
- a CDS encoding ABC transporter ATP-binding protein, producing MPGQAATSLLSFSGAGKRYDDGTRALDQVDLAVAPGEFVAVVGPSGCGKSTLLRLAAGLTDATEGSVRRDTTSVGYVFQDHALLPWRTARANVELLGELGGLPRAERRRRADEAIELVGLAGFAHHRPRTLSGGMRMRVSLARALAVRPDLLLLDEPFGTLDEITRERLQSELLRLFGLRGFAAVFVTHSVGEAVFLATRIIVLSERPGRIVGACDVPFPYPRPPELRFSPGFARIAGQVSAWLRGTAA from the coding sequence GTGCCCGGTCAGGCCGCCACTTCCTTGCTGTCGTTCTCCGGCGCGGGCAAGCGCTACGACGACGGCACGCGGGCGCTGGACCAGGTCGATCTGGCCGTCGCCCCCGGCGAGTTCGTCGCGGTGGTCGGCCCTTCCGGGTGCGGCAAGAGCACCCTCCTGCGCCTGGCCGCGGGGCTGACCGACGCCACCGAGGGCTCGGTGCGCCGGGACACCACCTCCGTGGGCTACGTCTTCCAGGACCATGCCCTGCTGCCGTGGCGGACCGCCCGCGCCAACGTGGAGCTGCTCGGCGAGCTGGGCGGCCTGCCCAGGGCGGAGCGGCGGCGGCGCGCGGACGAGGCGATCGAGCTGGTGGGGCTGGCCGGCTTCGCCCACCACCGTCCCCGGACCCTGTCGGGCGGGATGCGGATGAGGGTGTCGCTGGCCCGCGCGCTCGCCGTCCGGCCCGACCTGCTCCTGCTCGACGAGCCGTTCGGCACGCTGGACGAGATCACGCGCGAGCGGCTGCAGTCGGAGCTGCTGCGGCTGTTCGGCTTACGCGGCTTCGCCGCGGTGTTCGTCACCCACTCCGTCGGCGAGGCCGTCTTCCTGGCCACCAGGATCATCGTGCTGTCGGAACGGCCGGGGCGGATCGTCGGCGCCTGCGACGTGCCCTTCCCCTACCCGCGCCCGCCCGAGCTGCGCTTCAGCCCCGGCTTCGCGCGGATCGCGGGCCAGGTGTCGGCCTGGCTGCGGGGGACGGCCGCATGA
- a CDS encoding SAM-dependent methyltransferase: protein MTADNSTTDRWPPEIDTTVAHSARVWNYWLGGKDHYAVDREVGDRLSRINPDIALTARADRAFLHRSVRHLVAEAGVRQFLDIGTGLPTAGNTHEIAQSLAPETRVVYVDNDPVVLAHAKALLVGTPQGRTNYIQADLHDPDTILRAAADTLDFTQPVAIMLLGIVHFINDDEEAYTIIKRLLDAVPAGSHLALVHITAFFNPEAKREEVRHWNEHGTPKLTIRTPEQIGRFFEGLEVLPPGIVSTTRWRPDIDDVPEVDGFCGVGRK, encoded by the coding sequence ATGACAGCAGACAACTCGACCACGGACCGGTGGCCGCCGGAGATCGACACGACCGTGGCACACTCGGCGCGGGTCTGGAACTACTGGCTGGGCGGCAAGGACCACTACGCGGTGGACCGGGAAGTCGGCGACCGGTTGAGCCGGATAAATCCGGACATCGCCTTGACGGCCCGTGCCGACCGCGCCTTTCTCCACCGCTCCGTGCGCCATCTGGTGGCCGAGGCGGGGGTACGGCAGTTCCTGGACATCGGCACCGGGCTGCCCACGGCGGGCAACACGCACGAGATCGCCCAGAGTCTGGCTCCGGAGACGCGCGTCGTCTACGTCGACAACGACCCCGTCGTCCTCGCCCACGCCAAGGCCCTGCTCGTGGGCACGCCGCAGGGCCGGACCAACTACATCCAGGCCGACCTCCACGACCCGGACACCATCCTGAGAGCGGCCGCCGACACGCTCGACTTCACCCAGCCGGTCGCGATCATGCTGCTGGGGATCGTCCACTTCATCAACGACGACGAGGAGGCGTACACGATCATCAAACGCCTGCTCGACGCCGTCCCCGCCGGCAGCCACCTGGCGCTCGTCCACATCACCGCGTTCTTCAACCCGGAGGCGAAGCGCGAGGAGGTACGCCACTGGAACGAGCACGGCACGCCCAAGCTGACCATCCGCACGCCCGAGCAGATCGGGCGCTTCTTCGAAGGTCTGGAGGTCCTGCCCCCCGGCATCGTCTCCACCACGCGTTGGCGCCCCGACATCGACGACGTCCCGGAAGTGGACGGATTCTGCGGGGTCGGCAGGAAGTAG
- a CDS encoding LacI family DNA-binding transcriptional regulator: MPRKLTSPKPDPAAPVDDLERATIRDVAARAGVSASTVSRVLKGDYPVAQATRARVLRAMRELDYVLNVHARALSGAGTKMVAFVLDDVTGPSFAYVAKGVEQQATEEGRLCLVCATHGDPARELAVVEAMREQRADAVILVGGGSADDAYRARMSHFAHALDKAGSRLVLCGRPPLGDDVPTTVVEYDNEAGAYAMTGHLLSRGHRRIVYLGAATADDQSTTKIDRVTGFRRAHEDFGIPCDPGLVLPGDFSRAAGYEGTRRLLAAGTEFTAIFAGTDMVAAGVLAALREAGLRVPEDVSVAGYDDIPLAADLVPGLTTVHIPTEELGRAAVRLALDLGRPQHVILGTHIVVRGSVGERIVS; this comes from the coding sequence TTGCCACGAAAGCTGACGTCCCCGAAGCCGGACCCCGCCGCGCCTGTGGATGACCTGGAGCGGGCCACCATCCGCGACGTCGCCGCCCGCGCCGGGGTCTCCGCGTCCACGGTCTCCCGGGTGCTCAAAGGGGACTATCCGGTCGCGCAGGCCACCCGCGCCCGCGTGCTGCGGGCCATGCGCGAGCTGGACTACGTCCTCAACGTGCACGCCCGCGCCCTGTCCGGGGCCGGCACCAAGATGGTCGCCTTCGTGCTCGACGACGTCACCGGGCCCTCCTTCGCCTACGTCGCCAAGGGCGTCGAGCAGCAGGCCACCGAGGAGGGCCGGCTCTGCCTGGTGTGCGCCACGCACGGCGACCCGGCGCGCGAGCTGGCGGTCGTCGAGGCCATGCGCGAGCAGCGCGCCGACGCGGTGATCCTGGTCGGCGGCGGCTCGGCCGACGACGCCTACCGCGCGCGCATGTCGCACTTCGCGCACGCCCTGGACAAGGCGGGCTCCCGGCTCGTGCTGTGCGGGCGCCCGCCGCTCGGCGACGACGTGCCGACGACCGTCGTCGAGTACGACAACGAGGCCGGCGCGTACGCCATGACCGGCCACCTGCTCTCGCGCGGCCACCGCCGGATCGTCTACCTCGGCGCCGCCACCGCCGACGACCAGAGCACCACCAAGATCGACCGCGTGACCGGCTTCCGCCGCGCGCACGAGGACTTCGGGATCCCCTGCGATCCGGGCCTGGTCCTGCCCGGCGACTTCTCCCGCGCCGCCGGTTACGAGGGGACCAGGCGGCTGCTGGCGGCGGGGACGGAGTTCACCGCCATCTTCGCCGGCACCGACATGGTCGCCGCCGGCGTGCTGGCCGCGCTGCGCGAGGCGGGCCTGCGGGTGCCCGAGGACGTGTCGGTCGCCGGCTACGACGACATCCCGCTGGCCGCCGACCTGGTCCCCGGGCTCACCACGGTGCACATTCCCACCGAGGAGCTGGGCCGCGCCGCCGTGCGGCTGGCCCTGGACCTCGGCCGGCCGCAGCACGTCATCCTGGGCACGCACATCGTGGTGCGCGGATCGGTGGGCGAGAGGATCGTCAGTTGA
- a CDS encoding glycoside hydrolase family 36 protein, translating into MEVTWRDLVLDLTAGAPPRLLAIGPFRGNGRSALPVVQIEVTGRGRSGTAGKRHVDGLKLRYESHRAEDDRLTIRSGGDGVRVTTVFQAVGPAVGPATGPTASPAASPVIGPATGPATGPVIGPVIGQVVRCWSTVTATEELVLEHVSSFAFAGLPWDLTVWSARNPWSGEFRWSGRPLELHDVGMTRFGQTGTKNRVALTSTGSWPSSEHLPTGWLECDGGTLAWQIEHNGPWHAELADRFDDVYLALSGPSQREHGWSARLAPGESFTTATAAFTVAGDPVAALTAYRRAVRRPHRDNAELPVVFNDFMNCLMGDPSTERLLPLVEAAARAGAEYFCVDAGWYDDSLAGPGDGGVPGWWDTVGAWEPSTVRFPGGIGEVIDAIKGHGMVPGLWLEPEVIGVRSGVVLPGEAFLRRAGTRLAEWGRHQLDLSHPAAVAHLDAVIDRLVREHGIGYFKFDYNIDVGPADRLLEHNRAYLAWVEHLLERHPGLVIESCAAGGMRLDGATLARHSIASLTDQQDELLLPAIAAAAPAAVPPEQGAMWAYPAERVAWSMVTAMLGRIHLSGRLDLLAPERLAEVAEAIGVYKTYRGELAHGLPRWPLGLPGWRDDRLALAVDCGDTAYLAVWRRGGPSAKIELPWPAGYEVTPLFPSATEAGWQAGTLGVVLPEPYSAALLRLTKGAPCHES; encoded by the coding sequence ATGGAGGTGACCTGGCGCGACCTCGTCCTCGACCTGACCGCCGGCGCTCCGCCCCGGCTGCTGGCGATCGGCCCGTTCCGGGGCAACGGCCGCTCGGCGCTGCCGGTGGTGCAGATCGAGGTGACCGGCCGGGGCAGGAGCGGCACGGCGGGCAAGCGGCACGTGGACGGGCTGAAGCTGCGCTACGAGAGCCACCGCGCCGAGGACGACCGGCTGACGATCCGCTCCGGCGGCGACGGCGTCCGCGTGACGACCGTCTTCCAGGCGGTCGGCCCAGCGGTCGGCCCAGCGACCGGCCCAACGGCCAGCCCAGCGGCCAGCCCAGTGATCGGCCCAGCGACCGGCCCAGCGACCGGCCCAGTGATCGGCCCAGTGATCGGACAGGTCGTCCGGTGCTGGTCGACGGTGACCGCGACGGAGGAGCTGGTCCTGGAGCACGTGTCGAGCTTCGCGTTCGCCGGGCTGCCCTGGGATCTGACGGTGTGGAGCGCCCGCAACCCGTGGAGCGGCGAGTTCCGCTGGTCGGGCCGGCCACTGGAGCTGCACGACGTCGGCATGACGCGGTTCGGCCAGACCGGGACGAAGAACCGCGTCGCGCTCACCAGCACCGGCTCGTGGCCCTCCTCCGAGCACCTGCCGACCGGGTGGCTGGAGTGCGACGGCGGCACGCTCGCCTGGCAGATCGAGCACAACGGCCCCTGGCACGCCGAGCTGGCCGACCGGTTCGACGACGTCTACCTGGCGCTGTCGGGCCCGTCCCAGCGCGAGCACGGCTGGTCGGCCCGGCTGGCGCCGGGCGAGAGCTTCACCACCGCGACCGCCGCGTTCACCGTGGCCGGCGACCCCGTCGCCGCCCTGACCGCCTACCGCCGGGCCGTGCGCCGGCCGCACCGCGACAACGCCGAGCTGCCGGTGGTCTTCAACGACTTCATGAACTGCCTGATGGGCGATCCCTCGACCGAGCGCCTGCTGCCGCTGGTCGAGGCGGCCGCCCGGGCGGGCGCGGAGTACTTCTGCGTCGACGCCGGCTGGTACGACGACTCGCTGGCCGGGCCCGGTGACGGCGGCGTGCCGGGCTGGTGGGACACGGTCGGCGCGTGGGAGCCGTCCACCGTGCGCTTCCCCGGGGGAATCGGCGAGGTCATCGACGCGATCAAGGGTCACGGCATGGTCCCGGGGCTGTGGCTGGAGCCCGAGGTCATCGGCGTACGCAGCGGGGTCGTCCTGCCCGGCGAGGCGTTCCTGCGACGGGCCGGAACCAGGCTGGCCGAGTGGGGCCGCCACCAGCTCGACCTCAGCCATCCGGCCGCCGTCGCCCACCTCGACGCCGTGATCGACCGGCTGGTCCGCGAGCACGGCATCGGCTACTTCAAGTTCGACTACAACATCGACGTCGGCCCGGCCGATCGGCTGCTCGAACACAACCGCGCCTACCTCGCCTGGGTCGAGCACCTGCTGGAGCGCCACCCCGGTCTGGTGATCGAGTCCTGCGCGGCCGGCGGCATGCGGCTGGACGGCGCCACCCTGGCCAGGCACTCCATCGCCTCGCTCACCGACCAGCAGGACGAGCTGCTGCTGCCCGCCATCGCCGCCGCCGCGCCCGCCGCGGTGCCGCCGGAGCAGGGCGCGATGTGGGCCTACCCCGCCGAGCGGGTCGCCTGGTCCATGGTCACCGCGATGCTCGGCCGCATCCACCTCAGCGGCCGGCTCGACCTGCTGGCCCCGGAGCGGCTGGCCGAGGTCGCCGAGGCGATCGGCGTCTACAAGACCTACCGCGGCGAGCTGGCGCACGGCCTGCCGCGCTGGCCGCTCGGGCTGCCCGGCTGGCGGGACGACCGCCTCGCCCTGGCCGTGGACTGCGGGGACACCGCCTACCTCGCCGTGTGGCGCAGGGGCGGGCCGTCCGCGAAGATCGAGCTCCCCTGGCCCGCCGGTTACGAGGTGACCCCGCTCTTCCCGTCCGCGACCGAGGCCGGCTGGCAGGCGGGCACGCTCGGCGTCGTGCTGCCCGAGCCGTACTCCGCGGCGCTGCTCCGCCTGACGAAAGGTGCGCCTTGCCACGAAAGCTGA
- a CDS encoding hydroxyacid dehydrogenase, with product MSPRPKALFAMREEHLALLFPAPLLRRLDTLADIDVAVVAERFDDPRLDLTGVEVLITGWGCPPIDEALLAAAPRLRAVLHAAGSVKGMISPAWWERGLLVSSAAEANAVPVAEYTVGAILLAGKGVFALNRRYRRERSFTLGKIEPGIGNNGRTVGVVGASRIGRKVLDLLAPYDLDLCLYDPYTRVPGVRQVSLEELLRRSDIVSLHAPATPETEHMLDRARLALMPDGAVLINTARGSLVDTGALISELKAGRLSAILDVTEPEPLQPDSPLFDLPNVFLTPHIAGSHGNELSRMGAVALDELERLVAGLPLAHQVTHEDLDRVA from the coding sequence GTGTCCCCACGCCCGAAGGCGCTGTTCGCCATGCGCGAGGAACATCTCGCTCTGCTCTTCCCCGCGCCCTTGCTGCGGCGGCTGGACACGCTGGCCGACATCGACGTCGCCGTGGTCGCCGAGCGGTTCGACGATCCGCGCCTGGACCTGACCGGCGTCGAGGTCCTCATCACCGGCTGGGGCTGCCCGCCGATCGACGAGGCGCTGCTGGCCGCCGCCCCCCGCCTGCGCGCCGTCCTGCACGCGGCCGGCTCGGTGAAGGGCATGATCAGCCCCGCCTGGTGGGAACGCGGCCTGCTGGTCTCCTCGGCCGCGGAGGCCAACGCCGTCCCGGTGGCCGAGTACACCGTCGGCGCGATCCTGCTGGCCGGCAAGGGGGTCTTCGCCCTCAACCGGCGCTACCGGCGCGAGCGCTCCTTCACCCTGGGCAAGATCGAGCCCGGCATCGGCAACAACGGCCGCACGGTCGGCGTCGTGGGCGCCTCCCGCATCGGCCGCAAGGTGCTCGACCTGCTGGCGCCGTACGACCTGGACCTGTGCCTGTACGACCCCTACACCCGGGTTCCCGGCGTACGGCAGGTCTCGCTGGAGGAGCTGCTGCGCCGCAGCGACATCGTCAGCCTGCACGCCCCCGCCACCCCCGAGACCGAGCACATGCTCGACCGGGCGCGGCTGGCGCTGATGCCGGACGGCGCGGTGCTGATCAACACCGCGCGCGGGTCGCTCGTCGACACCGGCGCGCTGATCAGCGAGCTGAAGGCCGGCCGGCTGTCGGCGATCCTCGACGTCACCGAGCCCGAACCGCTGCAGCCCGACTCGCCCCTGTTCGACCTGCCCAACGTTTTCCTCACCCCGCACATCGCCGGCTCGCACGGCAACGAGCTGTCCCGGATGGGCGCCGTCGCCCTGGACGAGCTGGAACGGCTGGTCGCCGGGCTGCCGCTGGCGCACCAGGTGACGCACGAGGACCTGGACCGGGTGGCCTGA